From one Musa acuminata AAA Group cultivar baxijiao chromosome BXJ2-6, Cavendish_Baxijiao_AAA, whole genome shotgun sequence genomic stretch:
- the LOC135613897 gene encoding TPD1 protein homolog 1-like: MSPEQLRMRTVISLILLLTFGTTLMCVSGLRATVTSSSSSSSSKSTNRIGNECSMDDIVLHQDATPPLPSGIPTYTVNVQNLCPLKDGCAMGQIHLSCGKFSSARQINPRIFRRLSINDCLLNDGRPLRPGETISFQYANSFSYPMAVSSATCVPSA; this comes from the exons ATGTCGCCGGAGCAGCTGAGGATGAGAACTGTTATATCGCTAATCCTTCTGCTTACCTTCG GTACAACCTTGATGTGTGTTAGTGGTTTGCGTGCAACGGTGAcgtcttcgtcctcctcctcttcctccaaatcGACAAATCGGATAGGAAACGAGTGCAGCATGGATGACATCGTGTTGCACCAAGACGCGACGCCGCCGCTGCCCAGTGGGATCCCAACGTACACGGTGAATGTGCAGaatctttgcccgttgaaagacGGGTGTGCCATGGGCCAAATCCACCTAAGCTGCGGCAAGTTTAGCAGCGCTCGCCAAATCAACCCCCGCATCTTCCGCCGCCTCAGCATCAACGACTGCCTCCTCAACGACGGCCGCCCCCTCCGCCCGGGCGAAACCATCTCTTTCCAGTACGCCAACTCCTTCTCTTACCCCATGGCTGTTTCCAGCGCCACCTGCGTCCCCTCAGCCTAA